One window of Cucurbita pepo subsp. pepo cultivar mu-cu-16 chromosome LG19, ASM280686v2, whole genome shotgun sequence genomic DNA carries:
- the LOC111782299 gene encoding uncharacterized protein LOC111782299, which produces MDTAQNSSSFSCEISILQAINLEFKSPKNLFVRYYLSAGNNERIRLNTQQQISSKSDFIWNQSFSLECLGTQDSIHALKQSTVVFELRQAKTLPLLGRILGWSRLLGRGEIPWEEVFGSPNMEVAKWACLVREGLGLKQPKLKVGMRVRVNKMEREMKRKRCGKWKDECGCNCKMDYCADHDVFAIAAAMEFL; this is translated from the coding sequence ATGGATACCGCTCAAAACTCCTCTTCTTTCAGCTGCGAAATCAGTATCCTACAAGCCATAAACTTAGAGTTCAAATCTCCTAAGAATCTCTTCGTTAGATACTATCTTTCTGCAGGTAACAACGAGAGGATTCGCCTCAACACCCAACAACAGATCTCCTCCAAATCCGACTTCATTTGGAACCAGTCTTTCTCATTGGAGTGTTTGGGTACGCAAGATTCTATCCACGCCCTCAAGCAATCAACCGTTGTCTTCGAGCTGCGGCAGGCCAAGACACTGCCTTTGCTCGGCAGAATTTTGGGGTGGTCTCGGCTCCTTGGCAGGGGTGAGATCCCTTGGGAGGAAGTTTTTGGATCGCCGAACATGGAAGTTGCTAAATGGGCGTGTTTGGTTCGTGAAGGATTGGGCCTCAAGCAACCCAAGTTGAAGGTGGGGATGAGAGTGAGGGTTAATAAAATGGAAAGGGAGATGAAGAGAAAGCGATGTGGGAAATGGAAGGATGAGTGTGGATGCAATTGTAAGATGGATTATTGTGCGGATCATGACGTCTTTGCTATTGCTGCCGCTATGGAATTCTTATAG